Sequence from the Fodinibius salicampi genome:
ATAAAAGCCGCCAAGATAGGAAATGGTTTTGTGACATTACCTTCGAAAGAGTAATTCCAATCGTATTAACCTGATAATTTTCTGTATACTCTGTAATTTAAATTTCATTTTATTTACCTTCACAAAATTATGAAGATATATACTAAAAAGGGAGATTCAGGTGATACCTCCCTGTTCGGCGGGCAGCGAGTTTCGAAGTCAAATGAACGCATCCGAGCCTACGGAACAGTGGATGAACTCAATTCATTTGTAGGGTTAGCTGCCAGCTACGAACTTTCTGATACAGGAACGGCACTTTTAAAGAAAGTACAGGAATTATTATTTGTGCTTGGTGCAGATTTAGCGACTCCTCCCACCTCTAAAACACGCATTAACAGGATTTCTGAGGAAGATGTGGATTTTCTGGAAGATGCCATAGACGATATGGAAAAAGAACTTGATCCCCTGAAAAACTTTATCCTGCCTGGCGGCTCTCAACCCGGAGCTACACTTCATGTATCTCGCACGATATGTCGACGGGCTGAACGGGCAGCCGTAGCCTGTCAACAGACAGATGAAATTTCTGATTTAACAATTAAGTTTCTCAACCGACTCTCGGATTTCCTCTTTGTGATTGCACGATTTGAAAATAAGCACGCCGGATCTCGTGAAGAAAGTTGGAAACCTGAAAAGCAGTAACCAGTGAACAGCTGGCAGTTAACAGTAAATATACATACTAACTGCTTCTCTTAATTCATGATCACTCAAATAACTAAGAACTAGAAAATGTCATTAATGATTTCTGTCTCGGGTATCCGGGGCGTTTTTGGAACTGATTTAACACCAGAAAACTTAACCCAATATACAGCTGCTTTTGGTCAATGGACCGGGGGTGGAAAAATTGTAGTCGGTCGAGATACCCGCGTTACGGGACAGATCTGTGAAGATATCGTCTGCGCTACATTACAATCAGTAGGTTGTGAGGTCATTAAAGTAGGGATAGCGCCTACTCCCACCGTAGCAATGGGCGTGTTAAAACATAAGGCTGACGGAGCGATTATTATATCGGCAAGCCACAATCCCGAGGAATGGAATGCCTTGAAGCTGCTTAACAGCAAGAGTGAATTCCTGGATGCTGATCAAGGTAACGACGTTATCGATATCAGCAAAGAACAATCCTACTCCTACAAGAAATTTGATGAAATCGGTACGGTGACAGAAGATCCAGATCTGCTGGACTATCACATCCAAAAAATACTGGACCTGCCCTATATTGATCCCGATCTCATTGCCTCGAAAGGTTTTTCAGTCGCTATCGACCCGGTAAATGGAACAGGAGCTACGAGTTTGCCCAAACTGTTAAAAGCTCTGGACGTTAACACTATTGAAACCATTAATGACGAACCGAGTGGACTTTTTGCACATGTTGCTGAACCCCTACCCGAACATTTAGGCGATATTTGTGAACTTGTCAAAGAAAAAAAATGTGATATCGGGTTTGTTACTGATCCCGACTCCGATCGGTTAGCGATCGTTTCTGACAAGGGGAGTTTATTTGGCGAAGAATATACACAGGCTGCTGCTTTCGACTTTTTGCTGGATAAGAAAAAGGGAGCCTGTGCAACGAATCTCTCGTCCTCAAGAGTTGCTGAAGATATCGCCCAGAAGTACGAAGTTCAATGCCATCGTTCAGCTGTTGGAGAAATTAATGTCGTTAAAAAGATGCAGGAAGTGAATGCCGTTATCGGCGGTGAAGGAAACGGCGGGGTTATCAATCCGGACTTACACTACGGGCGCGACGCCTTGGTTGGAATGGCAATGGTCCTGCAGTTGCTAGCCGAAAGAGACATTACAGCTGATGAATACCGGAATTCACTTCCTGATTATGTAATACGAAAAAGCAAAATGAAACTGGCTGATGTTGACGGGGATGCCATTCTTGCTAAGGCCAAAAATATATTCCAAAAATACGATCCCGATACCACGGACGGTGTGAAAATAGATTTTGAAAACGGATGGGTACATCTGCGCAAATCCAATACTGAACCGATCATCCGGATATATTCTGAAGGCTCGTCGGCGGAAGAAGCCAAAGAGCTGGCGGATCAGGTTGTAAATGCCGTTCAATAATATTTTGTTCACCAACTTACTTTATTATTTTAGATTCAGGTATTTTCCTAAATCTTTATCCAATTTCTTATGATTACATCCATGACGGGCTTTGGTCGCGGCGAGGCCTCATCGGAAGGTATTTCGGTGATGGTTGAACTTAAAACAGTCAATAGCCGATATCTTGATATTTCACTTCGACTTCCGAAGATCATTCAGGAACAGGAACTGGAATTTAAGGAGCTTCTCCAGCAATCCCTGGAGCGAGGAAAAGTCAATGTAAACATTCGGATTGACAAGGCTAATACTGGCAAGCCAGAGGTAACATTCAACAAAAAACTGGTTCGCGGTTATAAAGAAATGCTTAAAGAATTAAGTGAGGCTGCGGGCATAAATGAGACAGTTCAGCTTTCAGACTTAATGCAGTTCAATGATATTTTTGAATCGAGGGAGGAAGATGAGGAAACTCAGCAGCTGATTTGGGAACTAACCCAGGCAGCTACTGAAAAAGCGCTAACCATGCTCATGAATATGCGCCGGCAAGAAGGAACACAGCTGGAAAACGATCTTCTGCAACGAATTAATGATATCGAAGAGAAGCTTGATACTGTACTAGAGATTACTAATGGCCGTGCGGAGGAAACCAGGAATCAACTACTGGAACGAATTGATGAGCTTATTGAAAGTGATAAAATTGATGAAGAACGCTTGGAAATGGAAGTCGCAGTACTGGTTGATAAAATGGATATTACCGAAGAAATTGTACGAACCCAATCCCATATCAAGTTTTTCCGGAAGGCGGTAAAGAACGAAGAGTCGGTAGGTCGAAGACTTAACTTCTTGAGCCAGGAGATTAATCGGGAAATTAATACTATCGGTTCCAAAGCCAACGATTCCGAAATATCACAACACATCGTACAGGCCAAAGAAAGTCTGGAGCAAATCAGGGAGCAGGTGCAGAACGTTGAATAATACGACAAATCGGGGAAAAGTTATCATCATTGTGGCGCCAAGCGGCGCCGGGAAAACAACCCTAGCTAAACGTTTGCTGAAGGAACACCCTTCCATTAGATTTTCTGTGTCAGCTACAACGCGTCCCCCGCGTGAGGGAGAAAAAAATGGTGAGGATTATTATTTCCTTACTGACGAAGAATTCAAAAGGAGAATTAAAAAAGGGCATTTCCTGGAGTGGGAAACCTACAACGGAAACCGATATGGCACTTTACAATCAGAAGTTGATAAGTTAGTGGAATCTGGGTATTTTCCCTTGCTTGACATCGAAGTGAAGGGAGCCTTGAACGTGCAGAAAATTTATGGCTCCGATGCAATTTCTATTTTCATTGAACCACCTTCACTGGAGGTTCTAAAAAATCGTCTCCTTAACCGGGGCAGCGAAACAGATGCCTCAATAAAACGACGGTTGGAGCGGGCTGAAATGGAAATAGAATATGCAGAAGACTTCGACTATACTGTTACAAACGATGATTTGGATACCGCTTATGCCGAGATCCAAGCAATAATAGAACCTTTTATTACCGACTAAACCAGAGATCAACGATGTCTATTAAAACGCTTGATATTGAAAAGCTTAATAAAAATACCGGTAACCAATATGAATTGATTACCATTATGTCTAAGCGGGCACGCCAGATTGCTGCTCAGGAAAAACTTCAGCTC
This genomic interval carries:
- a CDS encoding cob(I)yrinic acid a,c-diamide adenosyltransferase, with translation MKIYTKKGDSGDTSLFGGQRVSKSNERIRAYGTVDELNSFVGLAASYELSDTGTALLKKVQELLFVLGADLATPPTSKTRINRISEEDVDFLEDAIDDMEKELDPLKNFILPGGSQPGATLHVSRTICRRAERAAVACQQTDEISDLTIKFLNRLSDFLFVIARFENKHAGSREESWKPEKQ
- the glmM gene encoding phosphoglucosamine mutase; the protein is MSLMISVSGIRGVFGTDLTPENLTQYTAAFGQWTGGGKIVVGRDTRVTGQICEDIVCATLQSVGCEVIKVGIAPTPTVAMGVLKHKADGAIIISASHNPEEWNALKLLNSKSEFLDADQGNDVIDISKEQSYSYKKFDEIGTVTEDPDLLDYHIQKILDLPYIDPDLIASKGFSVAIDPVNGTGATSLPKLLKALDVNTIETINDEPSGLFAHVAEPLPEHLGDICELVKEKKCDIGFVTDPDSDRLAIVSDKGSLFGEEYTQAAAFDFLLDKKKGACATNLSSSRVAEDIAQKYEVQCHRSAVGEINVVKKMQEVNAVIGGEGNGGVINPDLHYGRDALVGMAMVLQLLAERDITADEYRNSLPDYVIRKSKMKLADVDGDAILAKAKNIFQKYDPDTTDGVKIDFENGWVHLRKSNTEPIIRIYSEGSSAEEAKELADQVVNAVQ
- a CDS encoding YicC/YloC family endoribonuclease; translated protein: MITSMTGFGRGEASSEGISVMVELKTVNSRYLDISLRLPKIIQEQELEFKELLQQSLERGKVNVNIRIDKANTGKPEVTFNKKLVRGYKEMLKELSEAAGINETVQLSDLMQFNDIFESREEDEETQQLIWELTQAATEKALTMLMNMRRQEGTQLENDLLQRINDIEEKLDTVLEITNGRAEETRNQLLERIDELIESDKIDEERLEMEVAVLVDKMDITEEIVRTQSHIKFFRKAVKNEESVGRRLNFLSQEINREINTIGSKANDSEISQHIVQAKESLEQIREQVQNVE
- the gmk gene encoding guanylate kinase: MNNTTNRGKVIIIVAPSGAGKTTLAKRLLKEHPSIRFSVSATTRPPREGEKNGEDYYFLTDEEFKRRIKKGHFLEWETYNGNRYGTLQSEVDKLVESGYFPLLDIEVKGALNVQKIYGSDAISIFIEPPSLEVLKNRLLNRGSETDASIKRRLERAEMEIEYAEDFDYTVTNDDLDTAYAEIQAIIEPFITD